The Dehalococcoidia bacterium genome has a window encoding:
- a CDS encoding CoA transferase produces MRADDLPLKGIRVADFTWFGAGPIFTQILAHYGAEVIRVESQTRPDGLRIAMPMPKDKPPSLNVSGYFNNFNANKLSFTLNMSTEKGRELALRLIAKSDIVAENFTPGTFEKWGLSYERILQVKPDIIMVREPMQGLTGPHRDFAGFGAVITPLSGLSYLSGFPHRPPVGLGTNYTDYVVNPGHAAIATLAALHFRNRTGKGQLIEVAQFESSVNVVSVAILDYTANGRVQERQGNRLPYACPHGAYRCLGDDRWVAIAVFNDRQWQGFCRAVGEEWTRDERFATFLGRKAHEDELDRLIEAWTSQREAEEVMERLQAEGVPAGVVQSAADVLDRDPHLRARGYYVYLDHPEAGRTAYDGSGFRLHRTPGGPTMPAPLLGQHTYYVCKEVLGLSDEEIADLTAEGVLQ; encoded by the coding sequence ATGAGGGCCGATGACCTGCCCCTCAAGGGCATAAGGGTGGCCGACTTCACCTGGTTTGGGGCCGGCCCCATATTCACTCAGATCCTCGCCCACTACGGGGCAGAGGTCATCAGGGTGGAGTCTCAGACCCGCCCCGATGGCCTGCGCATAGCCATGCCCATGCCCAAGGACAAGCCCCCCAGCCTCAACGTCTCCGGCTACTTCAACAACTTCAACGCCAACAAGCTCTCCTTCACCCTCAACATGAGCACCGAGAAAGGGCGGGAGCTAGCCCTCCGTCTCATCGCCAAGAGCGACATCGTGGCCGAGAACTTCACCCCTGGCACCTTTGAGAAGTGGGGCCTCAGCTACGAGCGCATCCTGCAGGTTAAGCCAGACATCATCATGGTACGGGAGCCCATGCAAGGGCTCACAGGCCCCCACCGCGACTTCGCCGGCTTCGGGGCCGTCATCACCCCCCTGAGCGGGCTAAGCTACCTCTCGGGGTTCCCCCACCGGCCGCCAGTGGGGCTAGGCACCAACTACACCGACTACGTGGTCAACCCTGGCCACGCCGCCATCGCCACCCTTGCGGCCCTCCACTTCCGCAACCGTACGGGCAAGGGCCAGCTCATCGAGGTGGCCCAGTTCGAGAGCTCCGTCAACGTAGTCTCCGTGGCCATCCTCGACTACACGGCCAATGGCCGCGTCCAGGAGCGTCAGGGCAACCGGCTGCCCTACGCCTGCCCACACGGCGCCTACCGCTGCCTGGGGGACGACCGTTGGGTGGCCATCGCCGTCTTCAACGACCGGCAATGGCAGGGGTTCTGCCGCGCTGTAGGAGAGGAATGGACACGCGACGAGAGGTTCGCCACCTTCCTGGGGCGCAAGGCCCATGAAGACGAGCTGGACCGCCTCATCGAGGCCTGGACCAGCCAGCGCGAAGCGGAGGAGGTGATGGAGCGGCTGCAGGCGGAGGGAGTGCCAGCGGGCGTGGTCCAGAGCGCCGCTGACGTGCTGGACCGCGACCCTCACCTGCGGGCCCGGGGCTACTACGTCTACCTCGACCATCCCGAGGCAGGGCGCACCGCCTACGACGGGTCTGGATTCCGCCTCCACCGCACCCCTGGAGGCCCCACCATGCCCGCACCCCTCTTGGGCCAGCACACATATTACGTGTGCAAGGAGGTGTTGGGCCTCTCCGACGAAGAGATAGCCGACCTCACAGCCGAAGGGGTGCTGCAATAG
- a CDS encoding CoA transferase: MGQEPGDGALSDLRVLELPGDVGAYCGKLLADLGAEVIKVEPPGGDPARRIPPFLHDDPHPEKSLYFFAFNTSKLSITLDITKADGQALFRRLVERADVVIDTFPPGYMDGLGLGYQALSRINPRLIYCSITGFGLWGPRAQWQSCDLVAIALSGMMYLAGFPDDPPNRPYGNQAHYCASIQACTGILTALLYRDRTGLGQLVEVSMQEALSMNQETAMQFWDLRKELRSRQGEGRRLPSGEWFRVPGLGTYECADGYVYLMIGIPGFGAPLSTLIDWMAEEGMAEDLASSHWKETFAQLDLRLIAQLLQGADVSMAEAWLPKFRYADPIIERFIRTKPKQLLYEEGQRRGLLIAPVNSPKDVVENQQLNARGWFQTVEHPELGIAIKYPGPPYRLYGTPWRIWRRPPRLGEHNRQIYQDQLGLSPQEMSLLAAAGVI; encoded by the coding sequence ATGGGCCAGGAGCCTGGGGATGGCGCTCTCTCCGACCTGCGGGTGCTGGAGCTGCCAGGGGACGTAGGCGCCTACTGCGGCAAACTGCTGGCCGACCTAGGGGCGGAGGTCATCAAGGTGGAGCCCCCCGGCGGCGATCCCGCCCGCCGCATACCCCCTTTCCTCCACGACGACCCTCACCCTGAAAAGAGCCTATACTTCTTCGCCTTCAACACGTCCAAGCTGTCCATCACCCTCGACATCACCAAGGCCGATGGTCAAGCCCTCTTCCGCCGCCTGGTGGAGAGGGCTGATGTGGTCATCGACACCTTCCCCCCAGGGTATATGGACGGGCTGGGGCTCGGGTACCAGGCCCTGAGCCGCATCAACCCCCGCCTCATCTACTGCTCCATAACCGGCTTTGGGCTATGGGGGCCCAGGGCCCAATGGCAGAGCTGTGACCTGGTGGCCATCGCCTTGAGTGGCATGATGTACCTGGCCGGGTTCCCCGATGACCCGCCCAATCGCCCCTACGGCAACCAGGCCCATTACTGCGCCTCCATACAGGCCTGCACTGGCATATTAACCGCCCTGCTATACCGCGACCGCACAGGCCTGGGCCAGCTGGTGGAGGTCTCCATGCAGGAGGCCCTCTCCATGAACCAGGAGACAGCCATGCAGTTCTGGGACTTGCGTAAGGAGCTGCGTAGCCGACAGGGTGAGGGGCGCCGCCTCCCCTCCGGCGAGTGGTTCCGGGTCCCTGGCCTGGGCACTTATGAGTGCGCCGATGGCTACGTCTACCTCATGATAGGCATCCCTGGCTTCGGCGCCCCCCTGTCCACCCTCATCGACTGGATGGCCGAGGAGGGGATGGCTGAGGACCTTGCGTCCTCCCATTGGAAGGAGACCTTCGCCCAGCTGGACCTGCGGCTCATCGCCCAGCTCCTCCAAGGGGCCGATGTCAGCATGGCCGAGGCATGGCTCCCCAAGTTCCGATACGCCGACCCCATCATCGAGCGCTTCATCCGCACCAAACCCAAGCAGCTCCTTTACGAGGAGGGACAGAGGCGGGGCCTGCTCATCGCCCCTGTCAACTCCCCCAAGGACGTAGTGGAGAACCAGCAGCTCAACGCCCGGGGCTGGTTCCAGACGGTGGAGCATCCTGAGCTGGGGATCGCCATCAAATACCCCGGCCCCCCCTATAGGCTATATGGAACCCCCTGGCGTATCTGGCGGCGCCCCCCACGGCTGGGGGAACACAATCGCCAGATCTACCAGGACCAGCTGGGCCTCTCCCCGCAGGAGATGTCCCTGCTGGCAGCCGCCGGCGTCATCTGA